The following coding sequences lie in one Kitasatospora herbaricolor genomic window:
- the drmB gene encoding DUF1998 domain-containing protein, whose translation MTSAVHGSRSASDLRVGELRPSQLLHTYGVGAVADLPNLSVMVLGLDEWELEQAAIVPEERLLAAVRSKLGPQVQNLRMPPYTPEDPNDFTGAWSRIGVPVAVFPGWLRCTDNRCNRLAPADSGLFHLLPNSVAPDQTRYVHSCRDSGRRRPTAVPARFVSACPAGHVDDFPWMYFVHRGAPHGADHTLKLVERGTTGEAANIFVECSCDDVKARSMAEAIGLRSEMVLPACRGRHPHLGTFELCTEQTKTMALGATNGWFAMQLRVFSLPHAENPVDSAVAEHWSGLQVLAQLPRESARLVLPTQVMWPQLERFGADEVLDAIVRHRDGDQAGAVEEEDALDIAGPEWLAFTGPPQSHPDFSVSSEPVPSSHRGWLDQVRLVKRLREVSALYGFSRLDAPEWGSATRGGPVVEENRAPLSSSAPSWVPCAETRGEGIFLRFNEQRVAAWEQDPDVVRRAGTLKAAHQKWCAQRRTSADWPGIRYVLLHTFAHVLIREFALECGYGASGIGERIYARSGDDPMAGILLYTAAPDSEGTLGGLVTLGSQRRLGSLIDQALEAARLCGSDPLCADHNPLAHGRLHGAACHACLFAAETSCERGNHFLDRELLVETFSGRPGGFFTT comes from the coding sequence ATGACCAGCGCGGTGCACGGATCGCGATCGGCGAGCGATCTGCGGGTCGGGGAGCTGAGGCCCAGCCAGCTGCTGCACACCTACGGTGTCGGCGCGGTCGCGGACCTGCCGAACCTGTCGGTGATGGTCCTCGGACTCGATGAGTGGGAGCTGGAGCAGGCGGCGATCGTGCCGGAGGAGCGGCTGCTCGCGGCGGTGCGCAGCAAGCTCGGCCCCCAGGTGCAGAATCTGCGGATGCCGCCGTACACGCCGGAGGATCCGAACGACTTCACGGGTGCCTGGTCCCGGATCGGTGTGCCGGTGGCGGTGTTCCCGGGTTGGCTGCGTTGCACCGACAACCGGTGCAACCGGCTCGCGCCGGCGGACTCCGGTCTTTTCCACCTGTTGCCGAACAGTGTCGCGCCGGACCAGACCCGTTATGTGCACAGCTGTCGTGACAGTGGGCGCAGGCGGCCGACCGCGGTGCCGGCCAGGTTCGTCTCGGCCTGTCCTGCCGGTCATGTGGACGACTTTCCGTGGATGTACTTCGTCCACCGGGGGGCGCCGCACGGGGCGGACCACACGTTGAAGCTGGTCGAGCGGGGCACCACCGGTGAGGCGGCGAACATCTTCGTCGAGTGTTCCTGCGACGATGTGAAGGCCCGGTCGATGGCCGAGGCGATCGGGCTCCGCAGTGAGATGGTGCTCCCTGCCTGCCGTGGCCGGCATCCGCATCTGGGGACGTTCGAGCTGTGCACCGAGCAGACCAAGACCATGGCGCTGGGTGCCACGAACGGCTGGTTCGCGATGCAGCTTCGGGTCTTCTCACTTCCGCACGCGGAGAACCCGGTGGACAGCGCGGTCGCGGAGCACTGGAGTGGGCTGCAGGTGCTTGCGCAGTTGCCTCGTGAGAGCGCGCGTCTGGTTCTGCCGACCCAGGTGATGTGGCCTCAGCTCGAGCGGTTCGGCGCGGACGAGGTCCTGGACGCGATCGTGCGGCACCGGGACGGGGACCAGGCCGGTGCCGTCGAGGAAGAGGATGCGCTGGACATCGCCGGGCCGGAGTGGCTCGCCTTCACCGGTCCCCCGCAGAGCCACCCGGACTTCAGTGTAAGCAGCGAACCCGTGCCGTCTTCGCACCGTGGCTGGCTGGACCAGGTGCGCTTGGTCAAGCGGTTGCGCGAGGTGTCTGCGTTGTACGGGTTCAGCCGGCTCGACGCGCCGGAGTGGGGCTCCGCGACCAGGGGCGGGCCGGTCGTGGAGGAGAACCGGGCGCCTCTGTCCAGTTCTGCTCCGAGCTGGGTGCCGTGCGCAGAGACCCGCGGTGAGGGGATCTTCCTGCGGTTCAACGAGCAGCGTGTCGCCGCATGGGAGCAGGACCCCGATGTCGTCCGGCGTGCCGGCACCCTGAAGGCTGCGCACCAGAAGTGGTGTGCCCAGCGTCGGACCAGTGCGGACTGGCCGGGCATCCGCTACGTGCTGCTGCACACTTTTGCCCATGTCCTGATCCGCGAGTTCGCCCTGGAGTGTGGCTACGGCGCTTCCGGTATCGGTGAGCGGATCTACGCCCGTTCCGGCGACGACCCGATGGCCGGCATTCTGCTCTACACGGCGGCTCCCGACAGTGAGGGCACCCTGGGCGGGCTGGTCACGCTCGGCAGCCAGCGCCGGCTCGGTTCGCTGATCGACCAGGCGCTGGAGGCCGCACGCCTGTGCGGCTCGGACCCGCTGTGTGCCGACCACAACCCGCTCGCCCATGGCCGGCTGCACGGCGCAGCCTGTCACGCCTGTCTGTTCGCCGCGGAGACGTCCTGCGAACGCGGCAACCATTTCCTGGACCGCGAGCTGCTCGTTGAGACCTTCAGCGGCCGACCGGGCGGGTTCTTCACGACATGA